In the Bacillus amyloliquefaciens DSM 7 = ATCC 23350 genome, CAATAAGTCAGATACCGGTAAAATTATCGGAAAGCAAGGCCGGACTGCAAGAGCGATTCGAACCGTCGTTTTTGCAGCTGGCGCACAGTCTTCTAAGAAAGTTCAATTTGAAATATTTGACTGAAAGGGAGAGGGCCGGCACCTCCCCTTTTTTTACACGTAAAAAAAGCAAATGAACAGAAATATGTTGGAAGAGTGGGGAGTCTGGTGCTATGCAGATTATTCACAGGGTAACCGTTATGCAGGTTCTGACCGAGCAAAGTAAAGAAAAGCTTTTGGCCTCTTTTGCAGAAAAAAAGCAAACGCTTGAACGAGAATGCAGCCAGCTCTATTTTCAGCTTAGAAAACATGAAAAAGATCAGCAGAATCCAGATGTGGCGGAATCTTTTAAAAAAGCCATTGAAAAGAGACAAGACAAAATCAAAATGATCGATTTCCAAATAAGCCAGACACACTCGCTCCCGCTCGGAAGCGAAGTGAAGGAAAAGGAGATCGATGCGCTGCTTTCAATTGACGTCGGTGATAACTGGCATGAAAAAACAGCGGCAAATACCATCGTCATAAAAGACGGGGTAGTGATTGAAATTCGCCCGAGGTGATAATATGACAAACAGATGGTTTAATGTAGGCAAAATTGTAAATACCCACGGCATTAAAGGCGAAGTGCGGGTTATTTCTAAAACGGACTTTGCCGAAGAACGGTACAAGCCCGGCAATACGCTCTATTTGTTTGCGGAAGGAGCCGCGGAGCCTGTTAAAGTAACGGTCAACACCCACAGGCTTCACAAACAGTTTCATCTGCTGCAATTCAAAGAAATGCCGAGCCTCAATGAAGTCGAGCACCTAAGAAACATGATCATCAAAGTCCCTGAAGAAGACTTGGGAGAGCTTGAAGAAGACGAATTTTATTTTCATGAAATCATCGGCTGCGAAGTTGTATCAGAGGACGGGGAACTGATCGGCACAGTAAAGGAAATCTTGACGCCCGGAGCTAATGACGTATGGGTAGTTGCGAGAAAAGGAAAAAAAGATGCGCTCATTCCGTATATTGCTTCTGTGGTAAAGGATATTAATATAAATGAGAAGAAAATTATGATTCATGTAATGGAAGGGTTAATAGACGAATGAAAATCGACTTTTTAACACTGTTTCCCGAAATGTTTCAAGGGGTGCTCGGCTCATCCATCCTGCAAAAAGCACAGGAAAAAGAGGCGGTTCGTTTTGACGTCATCAATTTCCGCGCTTTTTCGGATAATAAACACCAAACGGTTGATGATTACCCGTACGGCGGGGGAGCCGGGATGGTGTTAAAGCCGCAGCCCGTATTTGATGCCGTTGAAAAGCTGACAGCCGATACGGACGCCAAACCGCGCATTATTCTCGTCTGCCCGCAGGGTGAACGTTTTACTCAGAAGAAAGCCGAGGAGCTGGCGGAAGAGGAACATTTGATGTTTATCTGCGGACATTACGAAGGGTATGATGAACGGATCCGGGAACACCTTGTCACTGATGAAATCTCCATCGGGGATTTTGTGCTGACCGGGGGAGAGCTCCCCGCGATGATGATTGCCGACAGCGTTGTCAGGCTTTTGCCGGGCGTCCTGGGAAAAGAAGCATCTCACATGGAGGATTCCTTCAGCACGGGGCTTTTAGAGCATCCGCATTATACAAGGCCGGCAGATTATAAAGGCTTAAAAGTGCCTGAGACCCTTCTGTCCGGAAACCATGCCAAAATAAACGAATGGCGCAATAAAGAATCAATCAGAAGAACCTTTTTAAGACGTCCGGATCTTCTTGAAAACTATCCTCTTACTGATGAGCAAAGAAAATGGATTTCCGAGTGGGAAAACGAATAGATTCTATTGCGCGGGCAGTGAAGATATGATAAGATACTACTTGTGGCTTAAGAGGGCTTATCCTTCAAAAGCTTGAAAACGATGTTCCGCTGTGCCTTGCAGTTGTGGCTAAGAGCATCTGTTGGAAGGAGTTGAAAACGATGCAAAAACTAATTCAAGATATCACAAAAGAACAGCTTCGCACTGATCTTCCTGCGTTCCGTCCTGGTGACACTTTACGTGTACACGTAAAAGTTGTTGAGGGTAACCGTGAGCGTATCCAGATCTTTGAAGGTGTTGTGATCAAGCGTCGTGGTGGTGGAATCAGCGAAACGTTCACAGTTCGTAAGATTTCTTACGGTGTTGGCGTTGAACGTACATTCCCTGTACACACACCAAAAATCGCGAAAATCGAAGTTGTACGTTACGGTAAAGTACGTCGCGCTAAGCTTTACTACCTGCGTGAACTTCGCGGAAAAGCGGCTCGTATTAAAGAAATCAGACGATAATGATAACGAACGAAAAGAGCTTGTTACCCGTAACAGGCTCTTTTTTTATATGAAATTTGTAAAAGCAGAACAAGCAACGTAAAATACATAAGAGATCACCGGAACATACGGTTCCGGCAAATAAGGCAGGTGTCTAAGTCACATGACCATTCAATGGTTCCCGGGCCATATGGCTAAAGCGAGACGGGAAGTAACAGAGAAACTGAAATTAATTGATATCGTATACGAATTGGTGGATGCAAGAATACCGATGTCATCGAGAAATCCGATGATTGAGGAGATTTTAAAAGATAAGCCGCGCATTATGCTTTTAAA is a window encoding:
- a CDS encoding KH domain-containing protein, which produces MTDQNLEDLIVSIVAPLVDHPEDITVTKEETDQKIALRLSVNKSDTGKIIGKQGRTARAIRTVVFAAGAQSSKKVQFEIFD
- a CDS encoding YlqD family protein, with product MQIIHRVTVMQVLTEQSKEKLLASFAEKKQTLERECSQLYFQLRKHEKDQQNPDVAESFKKAIEKRQDKIKMIDFQISQTHSLPLGSEVKEKEIDALLSIDVGDNWHEKTAANTIVIKDGVVIEIRPR
- the rimM gene encoding ribosome maturation factor RimM (Essential for efficient processing of 16S rRNA), yielding MTNRWFNVGKIVNTHGIKGEVRVISKTDFAEERYKPGNTLYLFAEGAAEPVKVTVNTHRLHKQFHLLQFKEMPSLNEVEHLRNMIIKVPEEDLGELEEDEFYFHEIIGCEVVSEDGELIGTVKEILTPGANDVWVVARKGKKDALIPYIASVVKDININEKKIMIHVMEGLIDE
- the trmD gene encoding tRNA (guanosine(37)-N1)-methyltransferase TrmD — its product is MKIDFLTLFPEMFQGVLGSSILQKAQEKEAVRFDVINFRAFSDNKHQTVDDYPYGGGAGMVLKPQPVFDAVEKLTADTDAKPRIILVCPQGERFTQKKAEELAEEEHLMFICGHYEGYDERIREHLVTDEISIGDFVLTGGELPAMMIADSVVRLLPGVLGKEASHMEDSFSTGLLEHPHYTRPADYKGLKVPETLLSGNHAKINEWRNKESIRRTFLRRPDLLENYPLTDEQRKWISEWENE
- the rplS gene encoding 50S ribosomal protein L19, whose protein sequence is MQKLIQDITKEQLRTDLPAFRPGDTLRVHVKVVEGNRERIQIFEGVVIKRRGGGISETFTVRKISYGVGVERTFPVHTPKIAKIEVVRYGKVRRAKLYYLRELRGKAARIKEIRR